The Natrinema pellirubrum DSM 15624 region TGCCGATCGAATAGGTCGTCGAACTCGGTCGTCTCAGAGGCGCTGTCGTCCGGTTCCGCGGCGGCCGAGGCGGGATCACCGAGAGAACCGGCATGGTTGTCCGATTCGGAATCGTCGGACTCGAGCGGTGCCGAGTCCGCATCGTGAGTGATCTCGATTCCGGCGTCTCCGGCCGCGGATTCGGCTCCGGCGTCCGTCTCGAACTCGCTCTCGTCGTCTCCGGTGTCGTCAGTCATCGGACTCACCGCCGGTCTCGGGGCCGGTGCCGTCGTGCGTCGCCACTGCCGAGTCGGTCGATTCGGCCGTCGGCGTCGGGTCGTCCTCCGTTGCGGCTGCGGCCGCGGCGGTCACCAGCCGCCGACAGATCTCGTCGCGACTCTCGCCGCGCCGGGCGGCTTCGTCGGCCAGCCAGTCGTCGGCCTCGTCGGGGACGGCAAAGGAGACGGCGCGCTCATCGTGGTTTCGGCTGGACATCTGTCCGTATTTGGGATATCGAGCGTATAAGCGTTGGTCCGAACTCGAGCGCTGAGCCGCGCCGCCGGTCACCTGATCTTGCGGACGTTGCTGATGTCGAAGCCGCCGTCGTGGATCTCCGTCTCGAAGCGGACGATATCCTCGTCCTCGAGTCGGGAGAGGACGCCCCGGAACTGCTCGACGACGAGGGTGCGGGCGCGTTCGGAGCCGCCGCTCTCCCACTCGAACAGCAGCGTGCCGTCGGTAGCCTCCTTGAGCCGGCCGAGTTCCGTCGGACCCAGCAGTTCGGCGTTGACCAGCAGGAGGATGACGCCGCCCCAGCGATGCGAGGCGCGTTTGAGCCCCTTCAGCAACACGGTCAGGTCGGACCAGTCCAGTCGGTCGTCGGCCGCCGCCACGAGGTCGGTGACCGAATCGATCACGACGAGGTTGTCGGTGGCGTGGTCGGTCAGGTACTCGCCCAGCGCCTCGAGGACGTCAGTACGTTCGTTGTGGCTGCCGAGTTCGGTGATGTCGGCCATCCCGTCGGCGTACCAGTCGGTCGGCACCGGCGTCAGCTGGAAGTACTCCTCGGCGAGTTCGACGAACCGGACGTCGTCCATCCCCGCGTCGACGAGGGCCTCGTCCATGACGAACTGCATCTCCTCGACGACGGCGCTCGGTTCGTCGGTAAAGGAGACGTAGTGGACGTCCTCGGGCAGGGTCACGTCGGACTCGAGGTCACCGTAGTAGAGGTCGAAGAGATCGGGGTCGGCCTCGACGAGTCCGTTCATCACGGCGCTGGTGTAGCAGAACTCACGTGCGCCGGCACCGGACTCGCCGGCCAGTAAAACGACGCTGCCGGTTGGCGCGCCGCCACCGATCATCCGATCGAGCCGCGAGACGCCGAGCGGCATCCGTTTCATACGGGGTCGTTCGCTCGCGTCCCTTTACCGGTTGCGGCCGACCGTTTGCTCTCCGCTCCCTCGCGTCGCTCGGCAAAAGGTCGATCAAAAGCCACCTCCCTCCCTGCCGCTCGTTTCACTCGCTTCAGGTCGGTCGTCGGCCCGCTCGCTCATTGACTCGCGGCCGTCGGCCGCTCGTCTTACCGCGGCGCTACGCGCCGCGGTTTCGTTCGCTCGCGGTGACAATATCTCCATCACTATCGGCGACCGACATCCGTCTCGACTCGAGCCCCACTCTCGGCCGCTTCGGCGAGGATCACGCGACCCTCGAGCCCGCGGTCCGCGAGCGCGTCCCGAGCCGCGGCCGCAGCCTCCTCGGCGTGGCGGGTATCGGTCACGCCGTAGACGACCGGCCCCCACGACGACTGGCCGACGCCCGAGAGGACCGGACAGTCCTCGAGCGCGTCGACGAGTTCGCCCGCGGGCGGCCGGAAGACCCCTCCCTGTGCGTCGGCGTACCAAGCACCGTTCTTGCGGCCGATCTCGGCGACGGCCT contains the following coding sequences:
- a CDS encoding RAD55 family ATPase, whose product is MKRMPLGVSRLDRMIGGGAPTGSVVLLAGESGAGAREFCYTSAVMNGLVEADPDLFDLYYGDLESDVTLPEDVHYVSFTDEPSAVVEEMQFVMDEALVDAGMDDVRFVELAEEYFQLTPVPTDWYADGMADITELGSHNERTDVLEALGEYLTDHATDNLVVIDSVTDLVAAADDRLDWSDLTVLLKGLKRASHRWGGVILLLVNAELLGPTELGRLKEATDGTLLFEWESGGSERARTLVVEQFRGVLSRLEDEDIVRFETEIHDGGFDISNVRKIR